The DNA segment ACGTGGTGACGATGCGGGCGGGCGGGACGCCGAGGCGCTCGGCGCGCTCGGCGCCGTAGTCGAGGAGGCCGAGCTGGCCGGGGGCGTGCGCGTCGCTGTCAATCGAGAAGAGGCAGCCGGCCTCGAGGGCCAGGGCGATCAGCTCGTCCGGCGGGTCCTCCCGCTCGGGGCGGGAGTTGATCTCGACCGCGGTTCCGTGCTCGGCGCAGGCCCGGAAGACGGCGCCGGCGTCGAAGGTCGACGGCGGCCGGGTGCCGCGCTCCCCCGTGACGAGCCGCCCGGTGACGTGCCCGAGGACCCGGGTCCGCGGATGCGCGGCCGCCGCGACCAAGCGCGCCGTCATCTCCCGGCTCGGCATCCGCAGCTTCGAGTGCGCGCTCGCGACGACCACGTCGAGCCGCGCGAGCATCTCCTCCGACTGGTCGAGCGCGCCGTCCTCCAGCACGTCGACCTCGATCCCGCTCAGGAGCCGCAGCGACCCGGTGTCCAGACCGGCCAGGTGCTCCAGCTGCTCGGCGAGCCGCTCGGCGCTCAGCCCGTGCGCGACCCGCAGCCGCGGCGAGTGATCGGTCAGCGCGAGGTACTCGTGCCCGAGCGCGCGGGCCGCGTCGGCCATCGCCGCGATCGGCGTCGCTCCGTCCGACCACTCGCTGTGGCTGTGCAGGTCGCCGCGGAGGAGGCTCCGCAGCGCGCTCTCCGGCAGGGACGCGGTGCCGCGCAGTTCGGCGAGGTAGTCCGGCACCCGCCCCTCGAGCGCCTGGCGGATGACGGTGAAGGTCGTGTCGCCGATCCCCGGCGCCGCCCGGACCAGCGCGAGGTCGGCCCGCTCCCCCTCGGCCATGCTCTCGAGCACGGCGAGCGCCTTCCGGAACGCCTTCGCGCGGTACTTCGACGCCCGCTCCTGCTCGAGCAGGGCGGCGATCTCCTGCAGTGCCGCGAGCGGATCCATGCTCCCGGTCTAGCAGACGGACCGCGTCTCCTGAGTGATCGCCGAGCACCCTTGCCCGCGCCTCGAGACGCGATATATCGTGACTTCCATCGACTCGCGCTATATCGCGAGTCGTCCCGGCATCACCAGCAGCAGGATCGCCCCACGAGGGCGCAGGAGGAGGAGCACCATGTCGCTCGAGA comes from the Rathayibacter festucae DSM 15932 genome and includes:
- a CDS encoding PHP domain-containing protein, with protein sequence MDPLAALQEIAALLEQERASKYRAKAFRKALAVLESMAEGERADLALVRAAPGIGDTTFTVIRQALEGRVPDYLAELRGTASLPESALRSLLRGDLHSHSEWSDGATPIAAMADAARALGHEYLALTDHSPRLRVAHGLSAERLAEQLEHLAGLDTGSLRLLSGIEVDVLEDGALDQSEEMLARLDVVVASAHSKLRMPSREMTARLVAAAAHPRTRVLGHVTGRLVTGERGTRPPSTFDAGAVFRACAEHGTAVEINSRPEREDPPDELIALALEAGCLFSIDSDAHAPGQLGLLDYGAERAERLGVPPARIVTTWPLPRLLEWLAP